The following coding sequences lie in one Streptococcus suis genomic window:
- a CDS encoding serine/threonine protein kinase, translating into MIQIGKIFAGRYRIVRQIGRGGMADVYLARDLILDGEEVAVKVLRTNYQTDQIAIQRFQREARAMAELDHPNIVRISDIGEEDGQQYLAMEYVNGLDLKRYIKENAPLSNDVAVRIMGQILLAMRMAHTRGIVHRDLKPQNVLLTSNGVAKVTDFGIAVAFAETSLTQTNSMLGSVHYLSPEQARGSKATIQSDIYAMGIILFEMLTGRIPYDGDSAVTIALQHFQKPLPSVREENANVPQALENVVLKATAKKLNERYKSVAEMYADLASSLSMDRRNEPRVELEGNKVDTKTLPKLSQANVETKVPHTNSSAQVSATDKGPGKKEVAKSGNKPVSKPRPGMRTRYKVLIGAILLTVIAAGLMFFNTPRTVTVPDVSGQTVEKATEMIEVAGLEVGNITEEATATVDEGLVIRTSPAAKTTRRQGSKIDIVVATAAMVSIPDVTDKDSDTARQELEALGFQVTIKEEYSEKVAQGLVIKTDPGANSSAEKGAKITLYVSKGVAPQVVPNVVGKTQENAAQILQTAGFSIGTITQEYSSSVTAGQVISTDPVANAELTKGSIINLVVSKGKELIMPDLTSGNYTYSQARSQLQTLGVNVESIEKQEDRSYYSTTSDIVIGQYPAAGATIDGTVTLYVSVASTGTSSDSSTGSSTSTSTSTDSGR; encoded by the coding sequence CAGCGTTTTCAACGTGAAGCGCGTGCCATGGCAGAACTTGACCATCCCAATATCGTTCGTATTTCGGACATCGGCGAAGAAGATGGTCAACAGTATCTGGCTATGGAATATGTCAATGGCCTCGATTTAAAACGTTATATAAAAGAAAATGCACCACTCTCCAACGATGTTGCGGTGCGAATTATGGGACAGATTCTCCTTGCTATGCGAATGGCGCACACGAGAGGAATTGTCCATCGAGATTTGAAACCTCAGAACGTCCTTTTGACTTCCAATGGAGTCGCTAAAGTAACAGACTTTGGTATTGCAGTTGCCTTCGCTGAAACGAGTTTGACACAAACCAACTCTATGTTGGGCTCTGTTCACTATCTTTCACCTGAGCAGGCGCGTGGTTCGAAAGCGACCATTCAAAGTGACATTTATGCAATGGGGATCATCCTTTTTGAAATGTTGACGGGTCGTATTCCCTATGATGGAGATAGTGCTGTGACGATCGCTCTTCAGCATTTCCAAAAACCTCTCCCATCGGTTAGAGAAGAGAATGCCAACGTACCTCAGGCCTTAGAAAATGTTGTACTAAAAGCAACGGCTAAAAAATTAAACGAGCGCTATAAGTCGGTTGCAGAAATGTATGCAGATTTAGCTTCGTCTCTATCCATGGATCGTCGGAATGAACCCAGGGTTGAACTAGAAGGGAACAAGGTTGATACAAAAACCTTGCCAAAACTCTCCCAAGCCAATGTTGAAACGAAAGTACCGCATACAAACAGTTCTGCCCAAGTTTCTGCGACGGATAAGGGGCCTGGTAAGAAAGAAGTGGCGAAGTCGGGAAATAAGCCTGTTTCAAAACCAAGGCCAGGTATGCGTACACGCTACAAAGTCTTGATAGGGGCTATTTTGTTAACAGTCATAGCGGCTGGACTCATGTTTTTCAACACTCCACGAACAGTTACAGTCCCTGATGTGTCTGGTCAAACCGTTGAAAAAGCTACAGAAATGATTGAAGTGGCAGGATTGGAAGTTGGAAACATCACAGAAGAAGCGACAGCGACTGTAGATGAAGGCTTGGTAATACGGACCTCTCCGGCTGCAAAGACGACCAGACGTCAAGGAAGTAAGATTGATATTGTAGTAGCAACGGCTGCGATGGTATCTATTCCAGATGTGACAGATAAGGATTCTGATACTGCACGGCAGGAATTGGAGGCTCTTGGTTTCCAAGTGACAATAAAAGAAGAATATAGCGAAAAAGTTGCCCAAGGACTCGTTATCAAAACAGATCCAGGAGCAAATAGTTCTGCTGAGAAGGGGGCAAAAATTACCCTTTATGTTTCCAAAGGAGTAGCGCCACAAGTTGTGCCGAACGTTGTTGGAAAAACTCAGGAGAATGCTGCTCAAATTCTTCAGACAGCAGGCTTCAGTATTGGAACTATTACTCAGGAATATAGCTCATCTGTTACTGCGGGTCAGGTTATCAGTACAGATCCCGTTGCCAATGCAGAGTTGACAAAAGGTTCTATCATCAATCTAGTTGTTTCAAAAGGAAAAGAATTGATTATGCCTGATTTAACATCTGGCAATTACACCTATTCACAGGCACGTAGTCAATTACAAACGCTAGGCGTCAATGTGGAAAGTATTGAAAAACAAGAAGATAGAAGCTATTACTCAACGACAAGTGACATCGTCATTGGACAATATCCTGCTGCTGGAGCAACAATTGATGGAACAGTTACCTTGTATGTCTCCGTTGCATCAACCGGCACCAGTAGCGATTCCTCAACAGGAAGTTCCACCAGCACAAGTACTTCAACAGATAGCGGACGATAA
- a CDS encoding sensor histidine kinase, producing the protein MRKRTYLLLAWFACLIVFVVIASTLPLLNYSLLDVTLWISTEQLVFTLILLVIVLTLFLAVMVQTVSLASTQVMRTKLQAILKNKSIRTDTESDQLLLQLSDKVRNLTRQVQLVDNQDLVKKEEIVEGERKRIARDLHDTVSQELFATSMILSGLSSNLSTLPQETLQEQLMLVKDMIESAQRDLRILLLHLRPSELESKTLVEGFELILREVSDKSNIIVHFQHEVEELPKLIEEHLFRIAQEIISNTLRHAKAKHLDVYLLQKETELQLKMADDGIGFQQGADDELSYGLQNIRERVEDMAGTIKIRTAPNKGVAIDIRIPLLKGKEDEYDSSDVG; encoded by the coding sequence ATGAGAAAACGTACCTACCTACTCCTCGCCTGGTTTGCCTGTCTTATTGTTTTTGTGGTGATTGCTTCCACCCTCCCACTTTTAAATTATTCATTGCTAGATGTTACGCTCTGGATTTCAACGGAGCAGCTCGTGTTTACTCTCATTCTACTAGTTATTGTTTTGACCCTTTTTCTAGCTGTAATGGTACAAACTGTCAGTCTAGCCTCCACTCAGGTTATGCGGACGAAGTTACAAGCTATCTTGAAGAATAAAAGTATTCGAACAGATACCGAAAGTGATCAACTCTTGCTCCAGTTGTCGGATAAGGTCAGAAACCTCACACGTCAGGTGCAGCTGGTTGACAATCAAGATTTAGTCAAGAAAGAAGAGATTGTTGAGGGAGAACGGAAACGGATTGCCAGGGATTTGCATGATACGGTTAGTCAAGAGTTATTTGCAACGAGCATGATTTTGTCAGGATTATCGTCCAATCTATCCACTCTTCCGCAGGAAACCTTGCAGGAACAGCTGATGCTCGTGAAAGACATGATTGAGTCTGCCCAAAGAGACCTACGCATCCTATTATTACATCTACGCCCAAGTGAACTCGAAAGTAAAACCTTGGTTGAAGGATTTGAGCTGATTTTGCGTGAAGTTAGTGACAAAAGTAATATTATCGTTCATTTCCAACATGAAGTAGAGGAGCTACCGAAACTAATTGAAGAACATCTCTTCCGCATTGCGCAAGAAATTATCAGTAATACCTTGCGACATGCCAAGGCCAAGCATTTGGATGTTTACCTCTTGCAGAAGGAAACAGAACTTCAGTTGAAAATGGCAGACGATGGTATCGGCTTCCAACAAGGTGCAGATGATGAATTAAGTTACGGTCTTCAAAACATACGTGAGCGGGTTGAAGACATGGCTGGAACGATAAAAATTCGCACAGCTCCAAATAAGGGAGTGGCGATTGATATTCGTATCCCACTATTGAAAGGAAAAGAAGATGAATACGATTCGAGTGATGTTGGTTGA
- a CDS encoding DNA-binding response regulator translates to MNTIRVMLVDDHEMVRLGLKSYLNLQPDVEVVAEASDGEEGLAKALEVKPDVVVMDLVMPKMTGVEATLALLKEWPQAQIVILTSYLDNEKIYPVLEAGARGYMLKTSSADEILAAIRKVALGEYAIETEVEKKVEHHKRHPDLHDDLTAREREILTLLAKGYDNQRIADESFISLKTVKTHVSNILSKLAVSDRTQAVVYAFQHGLVAQEDQ, encoded by the coding sequence ATGAATACGATTCGAGTGATGTTGGTTGACGACCATGAGATGGTTCGTCTAGGATTGAAAAGTTACTTAAATTTACAGCCAGATGTTGAAGTAGTTGCAGAAGCTAGTGATGGCGAGGAAGGTTTGGCTAAAGCATTAGAGGTTAAACCCGATGTTGTAGTGATGGACTTGGTTATGCCCAAGATGACTGGCGTAGAAGCAACCCTGGCCTTGCTGAAGGAATGGCCGCAAGCGCAGATTGTCATCCTGACCTCCTATCTAGATAATGAGAAAATCTATCCTGTGCTGGAAGCAGGAGCTCGTGGCTATATGTTGAAAACGTCAAGTGCTGACGAAATCTTAGCAGCCATCCGCAAGGTAGCTCTTGGAGAATATGCTATTGAGACAGAAGTAGAGAAAAAAGTAGAGCACCATAAACGCCACCCAGATTTACATGATGACTTGACAGCTCGTGAACGCGAAATCTTGACGCTGTTAGCCAAGGGATATGATAATCAACGAATTGCAGATGAGTCTTTCATTTCCCTAAAAACTGTTAAAACCCATGTTTCCAATATCTTATCCAAACTAGCTGTTAGCGATCGTACTCAAGCAGTTGTTTATGCTTTCCAGCATGGTTTGGTGGCGCAAGAGGACCAATAG
- a CDS encoding Cof-type HAD-IIB family hydrolase, with product MDAKLRYKAKKIKIVFFDIDDTLRVKNTGYIPESIQQVFKSLKEKGILTGIASGRTPYGLVPEIKALKPDFFAMINGSYVEDAKGQVVYHQPMPQNLVESVLNWAKEIGIEYGMLGSQKGTLSARTDRISQVIDLIYEGLETNPTFYKENDIYQLLTFEKDGHEVELPEELQAELRSVRWDAISSDIVLKGSSKATGVAKVVEKLGLKPENVLVFGDGLNDIELFDYAGISIAMGHSHPELQKHADYITKKVEEDGIFDALEKLGMVEKEKYFPQLDLENVTGPVAHIKTNHGKLTVKLFPEIAPKTVANFVALSKDGYYDGIIFHRIIKDFMIQGGDPTGTGMGGESIYGTAFEDEFSMEAFNLRGALSMANAGPNTNGSQFFIVQNQNFLYNAKELERGGWPKEVAEAYVKNGGTPHLDQRHTVFGHLVDEDSFVVLDAIAAVATDSADRPHEDVVIETIEIED from the coding sequence ATGGATGCAAAACTCAGATATAAGGCAAAAAAAATAAAAATAGTCTTTTTTGACATTGACGACACGCTACGTGTAAAGAATACAGGCTACATTCCTGAATCAATTCAGCAGGTTTTCAAATCACTAAAAGAAAAGGGAATTTTGACAGGAATTGCGTCAGGACGAACTCCTTATGGTTTGGTGCCAGAAATCAAGGCCTTAAAGCCAGACTTTTTCGCTATGATTAACGGCTCCTACGTAGAAGATGCCAAAGGTCAGGTAGTGTACCATCAGCCGATGCCCCAAAATTTAGTAGAATCTGTATTAAATTGGGCTAAAGAAATTGGAATCGAATATGGTATGCTTGGTAGTCAAAAAGGGACACTTTCTGCACGAACTGACCGCATTAGTCAAGTAATTGACTTGATTTATGAAGGTTTGGAAACAAACCCAACTTTTTATAAAGAAAATGACATCTACCAATTGCTAACTTTCGAGAAAGATGGTCACGAAGTAGAACTTCCAGAAGAGTTGCAAGCGGAATTGCGTAGTGTTCGTTGGGATGCTATTTCATCGGACATTGTGCTAAAAGGCTCTTCCAAAGCAACTGGTGTTGCTAAGGTTGTTGAAAAACTAGGCCTGAAACCTGAAAATGTCCTAGTGTTCGGAGATGGACTCAACGATATTGAGTTATTCGATTATGCAGGAATTAGTATCGCTATGGGGCATTCGCATCCAGAACTGCAAAAGCATGCAGATTATATCACAAAAAAAGTAGAAGAAGATGGCATTTTTGATGCCTTGGAGAAATTAGGTATGGTAGAAAAAGAAAAATATTTCCCGCAATTAGATTTGGAAAATGTTACAGGACCAGTTGCGCATATCAAGACTAACCATGGTAAGTTAACAGTAAAACTCTTCCCTGAAATTGCACCCAAAACTGTAGCAAATTTCGTAGCTCTTTCTAAAGATGGCTATTATGACGGAATTATCTTCCATCGTATTATCAAAGACTTTATGATTCAAGGTGGCGATCCAACCGGAACAGGTATGGGTGGTGAATCTATTTATGGTACTGCGTTTGAAGATGAATTTTCAATGGAAGCTTTTAATCTCAGAGGAGCCTTGTCAATGGCCAATGCAGGACCAAATACAAATGGAAGCCAATTCTTTATCGTTCAAAACCAAAACTTCCTATACAATGCGAAAGAATTAGAACGAGGCGGTTGGCCTAAAGAAGTTGCAGAAGCCTATGTCAAAAATGGCGGGACACCACATCTAGATCAACGCCACACAGTATTTGGTCATCTAGTTGATGAAGACTCCTTCGTCGTCTTGGATGCTATCGCAGCGGTTGCAACAGATTCAGCAGATCGTCCACATGAAGATGTTGTAATTGAGACCATCGAAATAGAGGATTAA
- a CDS encoding RNA-binding protein, translating into MKIGDKLKGTVTGIQPYGAFVQLENGTTGLIHISEIKTGFVDNIYDHLKLGQEVLVQVVDFDEYTEKASLSIRTLEEEQQKIPRHHRFTNERNKIGFSPLAKQLPKWIEEAKGYLKEHKEKKV; encoded by the coding sequence ATGAAAATCGGAGATAAACTCAAGGGGACGGTAACGGGCATTCAGCCGTATGGAGCCTTTGTACAATTAGAGAATGGGACGACGGGCCTAATCCATATCTCGGAAATCAAAACAGGTTTTGTTGATAATATTTATGATCATTTAAAATTGGGGCAAGAGGTTTTGGTACAGGTAGTCGACTTTGATGAATATACTGAAAAGGCTAGTTTATCAATCCGGACCTTAGAAGAAGAACAACAAAAAATTCCGCGTCATCATCGTTTTACAAATGAACGGAATAAAATTGGTTTTTCCCCTTTAGCAAAACAACTTCCGAAATGGATTGAGGAAGCTAAAGGCTATCTCAAAGAACACAAAGAAAAGAAGGTATAG
- the cysK gene encoding cysteine synthase A, with amino-acid sequence MAIYQNITQLVGKTPIIKLNNIVPEGSADVYVKLEAFNPGSSVKDRIALAMIEDAEKAGTIKPGDTIVEPTSGNTGIGLAWVGAAKGYKVIIVMPETMSVERRKIIQAYGAELVLTPGSEGMKGAIAKAKEIAEEKNGWVPFQFANPSNPKVHEDTTGQEILEDFGTTGLDAFISGVGTGGTVSGVSHVLKAANPNIAIYAVEADESAVLSGEAPGPHKIQGISAGFIPDTLDTAAYDGIIRVKSDDALATGRAIGGQEGFLVGISSGAAIHAAIEVAKELGTEKKVLAILPDNGERYLSTALYEFND; translated from the coding sequence ATGGCTATTTATCAAAACATTACTCAATTAGTTGGAAAAACACCAATTATCAAGCTAAATAATATTGTTCCTGAGGGATCTGCGGATGTCTATGTTAAGTTAGAAGCCTTTAACCCAGGATCTTCTGTAAAAGACCGGATCGCCTTGGCTATGATTGAAGATGCTGAGAAGGCTGGTACAATCAAACCTGGAGATACTATTGTTGAGCCAACAAGTGGTAACACTGGTATCGGTCTTGCTTGGGTTGGAGCAGCAAAAGGTTATAAGGTGATTATCGTCATGCCTGAAACCATGAGTGTTGAGCGTCGTAAGATTATCCAAGCTTATGGAGCTGAACTCGTCTTGACTCCTGGTAGCGAAGGGATGAAGGGGGCTATCGCCAAAGCAAAAGAGATTGCTGAAGAAAAAAATGGCTGGGTTCCTTTCCAGTTTGCTAATCCATCCAATCCAAAAGTTCACGAAGATACAACAGGACAGGAAATTTTGGAAGACTTTGGAACAACTGGTTTAGATGCCTTTATATCTGGTGTTGGTACTGGTGGAACTGTTTCTGGTGTTTCGCATGTATTAAAAGCTGCCAACCCAAACATCGCCATCTATGCCGTAGAAGCTGATGAATCGGCAGTCCTATCTGGTGAAGCACCTGGTCCACACAAGATTCAAGGCATTTCAGCTGGTTTCATTCCTGATACGCTGGATACAGCAGCCTATGATGGCATTATTCGTGTTAAATCAGATGATGCTTTAGCAACAGGTCGAGCAATTGGTGGACAGGAAGGTTTCCTTGTGGGTATTTCATCTGGAGCAGCAATTCACGCTGCTATCGAAGTCGCTAAGGAGTTGGGAACTGAAAAAAAAGTGTTGGCAATCTTGCCTGATAATGGTGAGCGTTACTTGTCAACAGCTCTTTATGAGTTCAATGATTAA
- a CDS encoding YigZ family protein, translating into MVMKEFKTIREDGIVEEEIKKSRFICFMKRVTSEEEARDFINKIKKEHYKATHNCSAFVLGENMEIKRSSDDGEPSGTAGVPMLTVLENHELTNIATVVTRYFGGIKLGAGGLIRAYAGAVANAVKEIGVVEVKEQEGISISMSYAQYQEFANWRAEQGLEEFDTQFTTEVSTMIFVDKEFLEQTLASLTDFYHGKVSAEKANSRIVEVPVY; encoded by the coding sequence TTGGTTATGAAAGAATTTAAAACAATTAGAGAAGATGGTATTGTTGAGGAAGAAATTAAAAAGTCACGATTTATCTGCTTTATGAAACGAGTGACCAGCGAGGAGGAAGCTCGCGACTTTATCAACAAAATCAAGAAAGAACATTACAAGGCTACTCATAACTGCTCTGCTTTTGTCCTTGGAGAAAATATGGAAATCAAGCGTTCCTCAGATGATGGGGAGCCGTCTGGTACTGCTGGTGTGCCAATGCTGACGGTTTTAGAAAATCACGAACTGACCAATATCGCAACGGTGGTTACCCGCTATTTTGGAGGTATCAAACTCGGGGCAGGCGGACTTATTCGTGCTTACGCTGGAGCCGTGGCTAATGCAGTCAAGGAAATCGGGGTTGTGGAAGTCAAAGAGCAGGAAGGGATTTCCATTAGCATGTCCTATGCCCAATACCAAGAGTTTGCCAATTGGCGTGCGGAGCAAGGTCTGGAAGAATTTGATACCCAGTTTACTACTGAAGTTTCAACCATGATTTTTGTAGATAAAGAATTCCTTGAACAAACCTTAGCAAGTCTCACTGACTTTTACCACGGAAAGGTATCCGCGGAAAAAGCTAACTCTCGAATCGTTGAGGTACCTGTCTATTAA
- a CDS encoding DNA/RNA helicase: MKELENYYGRLFTKYQLTAKEREKAEKVPSITKKNNCFRCGTTFEEENKLPNDAYYCRACLLLGRVRSDEKLYHFPQKDFSITKCLKWKGQLTDWQQRISDGLVANVENNRATLVHAVTGAGKTEMIYHTVASVIDKGGAVCLASPRIDVCIELYKRLQNDFSVPISLLHGESEPYFRTPLVVATTHQLLKFYQAFDLVLIDEVDAFPYADNPMLYRAADNAVKEDGVQVFLTATSTDELDKKVRMGKLSRLSLPRRFHGNPLVVPQKVWFSKFDDTLKKNRLVPKLKKAIEEQRKSGFPLLIFVPEISKGQEFTKIMKKTFPEETIGFVSSQTENRLEIVEGFRKREITVLISTTILERGVTFPCVDVFVVQANHYLYTASSLVQIAGRVGRSMERPTGLLQFYHEGSTGAIEKAIAEIKQMNKEAGYV; encoded by the coding sequence ATGAAAGAATTAGAAAATTATTATGGAAGATTATTTACCAAATACCAATTGACAGCAAAAGAAAGAGAAAAAGCAGAAAAAGTGCCAAGTATTACAAAAAAGAATAACTGCTTTCGCTGTGGAACAACTTTTGAAGAAGAAAACAAATTGCCAAACGATGCTTATTACTGTCGAGCCTGCTTGCTTCTAGGCAGAGTACGGTCAGACGAAAAACTCTATCATTTTCCTCAGAAAGATTTTTCAATCACTAAGTGTTTAAAGTGGAAAGGTCAATTAACTGATTGGCAACAAAGAATTTCAGATGGACTAGTTGCAAACGTGGAAAATAATCGTGCGACATTGGTTCATGCAGTAACAGGAGCAGGTAAGACAGAAATGATCTACCACACCGTTGCCTCAGTGATTGATAAAGGCGGAGCGGTTTGCCTAGCCAGTCCTCGAATTGATGTTTGTATCGAACTCTATAAACGTCTGCAAAATGACTTTTCAGTTCCAATTAGTTTACTGCATGGAGAGTCTGAACCCTATTTCCGAACTCCATTAGTTGTAGCAACCACACATCAGTTATTAAAATTTTATCAGGCCTTTGATTTGGTTTTGATTGATGAAGTAGACGCCTTTCCCTATGCAGATAATCCCATGCTCTATCGAGCAGCAGATAATGCGGTCAAGGAAGACGGAGTTCAAGTTTTTCTGACGGCGACTTCAACAGATGAATTGGATAAAAAAGTCAGAATGGGTAAATTAAGCCGTCTTAGTTTGCCAAGGCGCTTTCATGGCAACCCACTTGTTGTCCCGCAAAAAGTCTGGTTTAGTAAATTCGATGATACCCTAAAGAAAAATAGACTAGTTCCAAAGTTGAAAAAAGCGATTGAAGAACAGAGGAAGTCGGGCTTTCCCTTACTCATTTTTGTCCCAGAAATCTCCAAAGGTCAAGAATTTACCAAGATAATGAAAAAAACATTCCCAGAAGAAACAATTGGCTTTGTATCCAGTCAAACAGAAAATCGCCTTGAAATAGTTGAAGGGTTTCGCAAGAGAGAAATCACAGTCTTAATCTCGACTACTATTCTTGAACGTGGGGTGACCTTCCCATGTGTAGACGTCTTTGTTGTTCAAGCCAATCATTACCTCTACACAGCGTCAAGTCTTGTTCAGATTGCAGGCCGGGTCGGCAGGAGTATGGAACGTCCGACTGGTTTACTCCAGTTTTATCATGAGGGAAGTACAGGAGCCATTGAAAAGGCAATCGCTGAAATTAAACAGATGAACAAGGAGGCTGGTTATGTCTAA
- a CDS encoding ComF family protein, which produces MSNCLLCGQAMKNKTRFSDLIFFSKEKSGTCEECFSTFEEIAEQHCPHCYKNGESESCKDCQYWQNQGKPVVHTALYRYNQAMAHYFSRYKFQGDYVLRNIFAKKLRIALSQFPDYTIVPIPISQKRLSERGFNQVEGLLSATNIPYQSLLGKYESQKQSSKNRAERLEAKQMFYLLDEKEVPEKILLFDDIYTTGATIQLAVELFMKIGRKEIKTFSLTR; this is translated from the coding sequence ATGTCTAATTGTCTATTGTGCGGTCAAGCTATGAAAAATAAAACAAGATTTTCAGATCTCATCTTCTTTAGTAAAGAAAAATCGGGCACTTGTGAAGAATGTTTTTCGACTTTTGAGGAAATAGCAGAGCAACACTGTCCACATTGTTATAAAAATGGAGAATCGGAAAGTTGCAAGGATTGTCAGTACTGGCAGAATCAAGGGAAACCAGTTGTCCACACAGCTTTGTACCGATATAATCAAGCGATGGCACATTATTTTAGTCGCTACAAATTTCAAGGAGACTATGTTTTAAGAAATATTTTTGCTAAAAAGCTTAGAATAGCGTTAAGCCAATTTCCTGACTACACAATTGTTCCCATACCAATTAGTCAAAAACGACTATCAGAACGCGGTTTTAATCAAGTGGAAGGACTTTTGAGTGCTACAAATATTCCCTATCAGTCCCTTCTTGGAAAGTATGAAAGCCAAAAACAATCATCTAAAAATCGTGCAGAGAGACTAGAAGCAAAACAGATGTTCTATCTATTAGATGAAAAAGAAGTGCCAGAAAAAATATTATTATTCGACGATATATATACAACAGGAGCCACAATCCAACTTGCTGTAGAACTTTTCATGAAAATTGGTAGGAAAGAAATCAAAACATTTTCACTAACACGATGA
- the raiA gene encoding ribosomal subunit interface protein gives MIKFSIRGENLEVTDALRTYVEEKVAKIEKYFNEEQELNAKVNLKVYRDKRAKVEVTIPVGAVTLRAEDISQEMYGSIDLVVDKIERQIRRNKTKIERKHRQKVATGQVFTDELVEQTGEEVKVVRTKQVDLKPMDMEEAVLQLELLGHDFFIYTDANDGTTNVLYRREDGDLGLLEVRQ, from the coding sequence ATGATTAAATTCAGTATTCGTGGAGAAAACCTTGAAGTTACAGATGCACTTCGCACCTATGTAGAAGAGAAAGTAGCTAAGATTGAGAAATATTTCAATGAAGAACAAGAGTTGAATGCTAAAGTAAATCTAAAAGTTTACCGTGACAAGCGTGCAAAAGTAGAAGTGACAATTCCAGTTGGAGCAGTTACACTTCGCGCAGAAGATATTTCACAAGAAATGTATGGCTCTATCGATCTTGTAGTAGATAAGATTGAACGCCAAATTCGTCGTAACAAAACCAAGATTGAACGAAAACATCGTCAAAAAGTGGCAACTGGTCAAGTCTTTACAGATGAACTTGTTGAGCAAACAGGCGAGGAAGTAAAAGTGGTTCGTACTAAGCAAGTAGACTTGAAACCAATGGATATGGAAGAAGCAGTCCTCCAATTGGAGTTGCTTGGACATGATTTCTTTATCTATACAGATGCTAATGACGGTACAACAAATGTATTGTATAGACGTGAAGATGGAGATTTGGGTCTTCTAGAGGTACGTCAATAA